The following coding sequences are from one Natrinema sp. CBA1119 window:
- a CDS encoding orc1/cdc6 family replication initiation protein, giving the protein MGMFQRDRQVFADAEPLDDSYEPEDIRERDVELEKYQRALQPIIDNRPTSNIFLYGKTGTGKTVATKFMLSHLENDAAEYDDVDLSTVWVSCENLSSSYQVAVALVNELRESQNRDRISTTGYSQQRVFDILYEELDALGGTVVIVLDEIDNIGDSDDILYGLPRARSNGYVSNVRPVIVGISNDFQFRDNLSPKVKDTLAEKEILFPPYDANQLRSILEPRAEKAFYDGILDGDVVPLCAAFAAQDTGSARQAIRLLREAGELAQAEDADIVTEEHVRDAQDELEKNQLYEGMQELTTQGHAVLCALAYRQALNEVPVRSRDLYERYIKICDRLDADSVSERRVRDHLSDMNMLGLINVYERNEGLSAGRYHEYELDVPLNAVLEVLLSTNRFKEVANIIHSMANDNNLLQSDISDY; this is encoded by the coding sequence ATGGGGATGTTCCAGCGGGATCGTCAAGTGTTCGCGGATGCCGAACCACTTGACGACTCGTATGAGCCTGAGGATATCCGTGAACGGGATGTGGAACTCGAGAAATATCAACGAGCTCTCCAACCCATCATCGATAACCGCCCGACATCGAACATTTTCCTGTACGGGAAGACGGGAACAGGAAAAACCGTCGCGACCAAATTTATGCTATCGCACTTGGAGAACGATGCTGCCGAGTACGATGACGTTGATCTCTCAACCGTCTGGGTCAGCTGTGAGAATCTTTCCTCGTCTTACCAGGTCGCAGTCGCACTCGTAAATGAGCTTCGTGAAAGCCAGAACAGAGATCGCATCAGTACCACCGGCTATTCCCAGCAACGTGTATTCGATATCCTCTACGAAGAACTCGATGCACTCGGTGGTACTGTTGTGATTGTCCTTGACGAGATCGACAACATCGGTGACTCCGATGATATTCTCTATGGACTTCCTCGAGCGCGGTCGAACGGTTATGTCAGCAACGTTCGCCCTGTGATCGTCGGTATCAGCAATGACTTCCAGTTCCGGGATAATCTCTCGCCGAAGGTCAAGGACACACTCGCTGAAAAAGAAATCCTCTTTCCGCCATACGACGCGAACCAACTGCGCTCGATTCTCGAACCACGCGCTGAAAAAGCGTTCTATGATGGCATCCTCGATGGAGACGTGGTTCCGCTTTGTGCAGCCTTTGCCGCTCAGGACACTGGATCGGCCCGACAGGCGATCCGTCTACTTCGTGAAGCTGGAGAACTGGCTCAGGCTGAAGATGCCGATATCGTGACCGAGGAGCACGTCCGGGATGCACAAGACGAACTCGAGAAGAACCAACTCTATGAAGGGATGCAAGAACTCACGACACAGGGGCACGCAGTCCTCTGTGCACTCGCTTATCGCCAGGCGCTCAACGAAGTTCCTGTCCGGTCTCGAGATCTTTACGAACGGTATATAAAGATATGTGATAGACTTGATGCTGATAGTGTGAGCGAACGGCGTGTTCGCGATCACCTTTCAGATATGAACATGCTTGGGCTCATTAACGTCTATGAACGGAACGAAGGGCTCTCGGCCGGCCGTTATCACGAGTACGAGCTTGATGTCCCGCTAAACGCAGTTCTTGAGGTTCTTCTCTCGACGAACCGGTTTAAAGAGGTGGCAAACATCATTCACTCAATGGCTAATGACAACAATCTCCTTCAGTCAGATATTTCTGATTATTGA
- a CDS encoding SWIM zinc finger family protein — protein sequence MSTNRPPESDPHRDQPTNEHTSDRDHSYPGDIARLNGHELVAIDEWLPGAEPTPYELNLTDGYEYRTRYWRCRKCGQERNRRDEFTIPCDNRQPATALEAGGYSIDDPRTRRALNEKLDVCSATVGPLYEVKSESGNTYKVDIEATTCTCPDFEQRQPDDGCKHLRRVDLEIRTGLVLAPDGTFSH from the coding sequence ATGAGTACAAATCGACCACCCGAGAGCGACCCGCATCGAGATCAACCGACAAACGAGCACACGAGCGACCGCGATCACAGCTATCCAGGAGACATTGCCCGACTGAACGGACACGAACTTGTCGCGATCGACGAATGGCTGCCGGGCGCAGAGCCAACACCGTACGAACTCAATCTCACTGATGGCTACGAGTATCGTACACGGTACTGGCGCTGCAGGAAGTGTGGCCAAGAACGCAACCGTCGCGACGAGTTCACTATCCCCTGCGACAACCGCCAGCCAGCGACTGCACTCGAGGCAGGTGGCTACTCGATCGACGACCCACGAACTCGCCGTGCACTGAACGAGAAGTTGGACGTCTGCTCTGCGACAGTGGGCCCGCTCTACGAGGTCAAGAGTGAAAGCGGGAACACCTACAAGGTCGATATTGAGGCAACAACGTGTACCTGTCCTGATTTCGAGCAGCGCCAGCCAGACGATGGCTGCAAGCATCTTCGCCGAGTCGACCTCGAGATCCGGACGGGACTTGTCCTTGCGCCGGATGGCACGTTCAGCCACTGA
- a CDS encoding TRAM domain-containing protein: MVEIPDSLCSLFSAPIEKRNGTYVVEVLLSEVDHEAVSADETYRVAILESPASTESSMQQESQQSPSRETVNRAPSGPPVEEGEVRTVTIETVGDQGDGIAKVERGYVVIVPDAQPGDEPTVKIEQVQKNVAFASIVDSGPRAL, translated from the coding sequence ATGGTCGAGATTCCCGATTCCCTTTGCTCTCTGTTCAGCGCCCCAATCGAAAAACGAAATGGAACATACGTTGTTGAAGTTCTCTTGAGTGAAGTTGATCATGAAGCGGTGTCAGCTGACGAAACATATCGTGTAGCGATTCTTGAGTCACCAGCTTCGACAGAGTCATCGATGCAACAAGAGTCACAGCAATCTCCTTCTCGGGAAACCGTGAACCGTGCCCCATCGGGACCTCCTGTCGAGGAAGGTGAGGTACGTACTGTAACAATCGAGACTGTCGGCGATCAGGGCGACGGCATTGCAAAAGTCGAACGTGGTTACGTCGTGATCGTCCCTGACGCCCAACCTGGTGACGAGCCCACCGTCAAAATCGAGCAGGTTCAGAAGAACGTCGCGTTTGCGAGTATTGTCGATAGCGGCCCGAGAGCATTGTGA
- a CDS encoding C-terminal helicase domain-containing protein has translation MVRSNAAGETGFLERPLDGPRRLNVVMIRTQRFCVIVGDWYTLRSSQTAPTKTLTCTTISTHSSRIPEDCAKSNRISCLFPSDRTVRFLWCHRGGHHDRTSDVIGVRHKRSD, from the coding sequence TTGGTTCGGAGTAATGCAGCGGGCGAGACAGGCTTCCTTGAGCGTCCCCTTGATGGTCCTCGACGGTTGAACGTCGTGATGATTCGCACCCAACGGTTCTGTGTGATCGTTGGCGACTGGTATACGTTGCGTTCATCCCAGACGGCACCGACGAAGACACTGACCTGTACGACGATCTCTACTCATTCCTCGAGAATACCGGAAGACTGCGCCAAGTCGAACCGGATTTCATGCCTGTTTCCAAGTGACCGCACGGTTCGGTTTCTATGGTGCCACAGGGGTGGACACCATGACAGAACATCCGACGTTATCGGAGTTCGCCACAAACGAAGCGACTGA
- a CDS encoding HalOD1 output domain-containing protein, protein MSIQTTSELSSIDIVQEVAKQTGRDPVELPPLYDYIDPNVLDSLFTGSQSG, encoded by the coding sequence ATGAGCATTCAGACAACCAGTGAGCTCTCTTCTATCGATATCGTCCAGGAAGTTGCGAAACAGACAGGTCGGGATCCAGTAGAACTTCCTCCGCTCTACGACTACATCGATCCGAATGTACTCGATTCACTCTTCACTGGATCACAGTCGGGCTAG
- a CDS encoding helix-turn-helix domain-containing protein, with protein MTLEFEGECTQKELVKETRLSSRTVRYAISRLEEEQLVEQQVSFRDARQKLYSLVE; from the coding sequence ATGACGCTGGAATTCGAGGGAGAGTGCACACAGAAGGAACTTGTCAAGGAGACCAGGCTCTCATCTCGGACTGTTCGATATGCGATCTCTCGGCTTGAAGAAGAGCAATTAGTTGAGCAACAAGTGTCCTTTCGAGACGCCCGTCAGAAGCTCTATTCGCTTGTGGAGTAG
- a CDS encoding HalOD1 output domain-containing protein, producing the protein MSDRPLLLEIITALEEQGLDRGEYQLQRMIDVEALERVVDSTGPQTDLEIRFSVSEFRVVVTPSDVAVLETS; encoded by the coding sequence ATGAGTGATCGACCGCTTTTGCTCGAGATCATCACTGCACTCGAGGAACAGGGCCTCGATCGAGGCGAGTACCAACTACAGCGGATGATCGACGTCGAAGCCCTCGAGCGGGTCGTGGATTCGACAGGCCCACAGACTGATCTCGAGATTCGGTTCTCGGTTAGTGAGTTCCGCGTGGTAGTGACACCATCCGATGTGGCCGTACTTGAGACTTCGTAG
- a CDS encoding ArdC-like ssDNA-binding domain-containing protein, whose amino-acid sequence MATSSSSRETFDDSDTRHDEMHSTIEAWIQDLVDEVDDAVSSAQFTEWLDVQSRFHDYSHRNTLLIKLQCPHATRVAGYRTWQNEFDRHVKEGETAIWIWAPIIAKRCPNCGNSPSYHERSDCEYDETPPDSWERGLVGFRPAPVFDVSQTDGEPLPDLETEAKGQADELVPALLEAADTLEVDVEVVSPQDWSHGSAKGVCQYRPAEQPHVDIHDRENEADLAVTLVHEYAHALLHSGVDDEAERSKRELEAEAVGYIVGRHFELDTSGSVFYLAAWHGEEPETILDRLERISSTAQEIIDVVSEMTDNE is encoded by the coding sequence ATGGCTACAAGCAGCAGCTCCCGGGAAACGTTCGACGATTCGGACACCCGGCATGATGAGATGCACAGTACGATCGAAGCATGGATCCAGGATCTCGTCGACGAGGTCGATGACGCCGTCTCGAGCGCGCAGTTCACAGAGTGGTTGGACGTTCAGAGTCGCTTCCACGACTACTCTCACCGAAACACGCTGTTGATCAAACTCCAGTGTCCGCATGCAACGCGCGTTGCCGGCTATCGAACATGGCAAAACGAGTTCGACCGGCATGTGAAAGAAGGGGAGACAGCGATCTGGATCTGGGCACCGATCATTGCGAAGCGATGTCCCAACTGCGGAAACTCGCCCTCGTACCACGAGCGCAGTGACTGTGAATACGATGAAACCCCTCCGGACAGCTGGGAAAGGGGACTCGTGGGATTTCGACCTGCGCCCGTCTTCGATGTTTCGCAGACTGACGGCGAGCCACTGCCCGACCTCGAGACCGAAGCAAAGGGACAGGCTGACGAGTTGGTCCCCGCACTCCTTGAGGCAGCAGACACACTGGAAGTAGACGTAGAGGTCGTATCACCCCAGGACTGGTCGCATGGGAGTGCCAAGGGTGTCTGCCAGTATCGGCCAGCGGAACAGCCACACGTCGACATCCATGATCGTGAGAACGAGGCAGATCTCGCTGTCACGCTCGTTCACGAGTACGCACATGCGCTGTTACACAGTGGCGTCGACGACGAGGCTGAGCGATCGAAACGTGAACTCGAGGCCGAAGCGGTCGGTTACATCGTTGGACGGCACTTCGAGTTGGATACGAGCGGCTCAGTGTTTTACCTTGCCGCGTGGCACGGAGAAGAGCCGGAGACAATTCTCGACCGGCTTGAACGGATCAGTTCGACCGCCCAGGAGATCATCGACGTCGTCAGCGAGATGACCGACAATGAGTGA
- the folE gene encoding GTP cyclohydrolase I: MTNEPSQLPQRSDEANHRIDEEKLQEGVRLLLEGIGEDPDREDLVETWKRRVPESLITLTNGERNSSKPTMRTFNSHSDDLIVKTGIPVYSLCEHHLLPFFGTANIAYLPTGQVIGLSKLTRYVRWRSRRLTMQEQLTSDIASGLADEIDAEMVVVELNATHLCEAMRGIETKSMTNTRAVVGEPTDTELKQFQSAINREHQGF, translated from the coding sequence ATGACCAACGAACCTTCTCAGTTACCACAGCGTAGCGACGAAGCAAACCATCGTATTGACGAAGAGAAGCTACAAGAAGGTGTCAGACTTCTCCTCGAAGGAATTGGCGAAGATCCTGATCGAGAAGACTTAGTTGAGACATGGAAACGCCGGGTACCAGAATCCCTCATAACTCTCACAAACGGAGAGCGTAATTCATCGAAGCCTACTATGCGGACCTTCAACTCTCACTCTGATGATCTCATTGTTAAGACAGGAATTCCGGTATACTCTCTTTGCGAACATCATCTGCTTCCATTTTTCGGTACAGCAAACATAGCGTATCTCCCAACTGGGCAGGTTATCGGCCTTTCAAAACTTACGCGCTACGTTCGTTGGCGTTCCCGCCGTCTAACAATGCAAGAACAATTAACTTCTGACATAGCTTCTGGACTTGCCGATGAAATTGACGCAGAAATGGTGGTTGTGGAATTAAATGCGACACACCTCTGTGAAGCGATGCGTGGGATTGAAACAAAGAGCATGACTAATACCAGAGCAGTTGTCGGTGAGCCGACAGATACCGAACTGAAGCAATTCCAGTCAGCCATAAATAGGGAACATCAAGGATTTTAG
- the sugE gene encoding quaternary ammonium compound efflux SMR transporter SugE — translation MSWTYLLIAAVFEVGWAVGLEYTEGFTHPVPSVLIIIAMIISMGLLAQAVRTLSIGTAYAVWTGIGAVGTAIAGIILFGEPRNVMRFLFIGLIITGVGGLKLTSGH, via the coding sequence ATGTCATGGACGTACCTCCTCATCGCTGCCGTCTTCGAGGTTGGGTGGGCAGTCGGCCTTGAATACACAGAGGGATTTACCCACCCCGTTCCTAGCGTGTTGATTATTATCGCGATGATTATCAGTATGGGATTGCTCGCACAGGCAGTCAGAACTCTCTCTATCGGAACTGCCTATGCTGTCTGGACCGGCATCGGAGCAGTTGGGACCGCTATCGCCGGGATCATTCTTTTTGGCGAACCGCGAAACGTGATGCGATTTCTCTTCATCGGTCTCATTATCACCGGCGTCGGCGGACTGAAACTTACCTCTGGTCACTGA